In Lolium rigidum isolate FL_2022 chromosome 3, APGP_CSIRO_Lrig_0.1, whole genome shotgun sequence, the genomic window ttttctttcacTCTGCATGGCCATTTGTGCTAGTCTAGAATAAAAGTTTCTCTCTGACGTCTAGTGAAGTACTGTATGCTGTAATTTGGAGCAGAAGCTTTGTAGTATCATGGGAAGCAATGCTCAATTTTATTACTGGTTCGCTTGATTAACCGAAGTTTGTCTTCAGTGGCACGTTGTTTTTGGTCAACGAGTCAAATATACCCGTTCCACTGTCGAAAGTCGAAACAGGCCAAACGGACAGCACGGCGTAAACGCCACAGATCGGATCGCAGGCCACCCACGAGATAGAAATACTCCAATTTCACACACAGCGTGGGCAGAGACCACAGTGTTCGTGCCTCCATAACCGCCTCGAAtctgacgacggcgacggcgacggcggcagggagAGATGGAtgcggctggaggcggcgggaGATGGTGTGTGGTCACCGGGGGCCGCGGCTTCGCGGCGAGGCACCTGGTGCTGATGCTGCTCCGCTCCGGCCAGTGGCGCGTGCGCGTGGCCGACCTGCCCCACGCCATCTCCCTCGATCGGGATGAGGAGGAGGGGATCCTGGGCGCCGCCCTCCGCGAAGGCCAAGCCGTTTACGCCTCCGCCGACCTCCGCGACAAGGCCCAGGTTGCCAAAGGTGCGTGATCCACCATTTGCTCCCTGGATTGTTAGGCTGGGCGGGAGTTGACGATAATGTTGCCCCTCATTCCGTGATCCGTGTGGATCTGAAACTCGTAGGACTCGTAGGAGCCAGTGATCCGCGGTGTACCTACCAGTCACATGATCTACGCTGTGATTGAGCTGGTTTGCCCTTTTGCGTTAGTTTGTTCTAGTTTAGGTTGACAGAGTTAATTTTGCCAAGACCTATATTATTTGAATATTAAGCTTCTACAGATTGGTAGATGTAATCTGTATCTCCTAGTTACTGCACACTCTGTTAATGTTGTGGCACCGTCAGACCAGAAATCCTGTGGTGTCAACTTTAGTGAATGAACTCTACTAAATTCTGTTTATTATTATGTAGTTATTATCAACAGTTAAGTACTAGTGATTGACAAAAAGAGTATGGGATCGTGCATAGAGTAGTCACTGCATCTATGCGTATCACCGTGGTGTGAGGTCCGCTTAGTTGCATGACAATTTGCGTGCTTAATTTTGGCCCCAGGTCTTTCTCCTTGGTTAATCCCATGAAGCTTTTTGGTCATTTGTTGGGGTCATGCATGTTTTGAGCCGGAAATGGGGAACGGTGGTGTGACCCCTGAACCGGCAGCCTCCGCAGTCTGCACATCAGCACGTTATCCTGGCTCCTTACCCAGACGTGGTTgtgcggcgcggcggccggacgGCCAGCTGCACTCTCCCAATGACGCATTGGGGGGCTGGCGGCCTGCAGCTGGGTCAATCGACTGGGGGTGACCCAGGATTTCGATGCAGATGACAAGTAATAGGAGGATTTTTAGGAATGACTAAGGAGTTATTTGTTGCCTTGTCCAGCGGTGAAAGAGTTTAGCCGGATGTTTTGATGTTTCCCTCTATGCTCCGTATACATCTTGGATAGGGAAAGATTTGGTTGAAAAATTTCTCGACCCCATATCGTTCCTGAGTCATCATCCCGGAATTGTTTGGGTCGCGTCCCTGCTATCGATTGGTCGATCCAGAGATGTATACCCCTGCCGTTCCTTACTGCTGGAAAGTGGCGATCCTGGATCCTTGTCCCCGTTTATCGTTCCCATTGTCCCGAGAACATGTTTACTATGTTTTGGACATAGAAGTAGGGGTACAAAACCAGGGAATCAGGAATCATGTGACTTAGCAGTTCGCCCTGTTAAATTACAGTTGTCTTGGCTTGGCAACTCTCCAGTTTGGTCCTAAAACATAAAGCTAAAACTAGTATTGCCATGCTGGTACATGTCGCTTTTGTTTCCTATATAGCAGGGTGTTATGGGCATTTCTCATTACTTTATCCATGCCTAATGCCTTTGTTTCTTGCCCCCATTGTGTTTTTCTTGTGTGCAGCTTTTGAGGGGGCCGAAGTAGTTTTTCATATGGCTGCTCCAGATTCATCCATTAACAACTTTCATCTTCATTATTCAGTTAATGTTGAAGGTTTGTAATGCAAACTTGTATACTGGGCTTTGGTTACTAATTATGAGATGACACTGATTTACTTATGGGATGACACCAAGTCGATTGCTTATTGTTCTTATATTCACAGGAACAAAGAATGTCATTGATGCGTGTATCCGTTGCAAGGTGAAGAGGCTTATCTACACTAGCTCACCAAGTGTAGTTTTTGATGGAGTTCATGGAATTTTCAATGCAGACGAATCAATGCCGTACCCAGATAAGGTATGTCTCATCTGGATTACATCCTTTTTTATTTGCCATTGGTCCATACTTATATACAACTCCTGACTATATGTTCTCTTACTCCAGTTTAATGATTCGTATTCAGAAACAAAGGCAGATGCAGAAAAATTAGTGATGAGAGCTAATGGTAGGGATGGGCTTCTTACTTGTTGTATACGCCCAAGTAGCATTTTTGGGCCTGGCGATAAGCTACTGGTCCCTTCTCTGGTTGCTGCTGCAAGGGCAGGCAAGTCCAAAGTAAGAACTGCTACATGTGTGTGTAAATCTGTAAACTTGCTTGTGCTAAAGTTGTAATTCTTATGTCAGTCTCAATGTTTATCTTCAAATATTTATATTCATAGTTAATTCCCATAAAGATAAATTTGGGATGCCTCTTTTCTGTATTATTAGAAATGCAATTACGCAAATCATGTCACTGTATCAGACAAAGTAAATGCTGTAAGCTACTGAATTGGCTTCTCAATTATTTGCTGAAATCTTCATTTGCAGTACATAATTGGCGATGGGGACAACTACTATGATTTCACCTATGTCGAGAACGTGGCATATGGTCATGTTTGTGCAGATAAAACTCTATCATCTGAAGATGGTGCAAAGAGAGCTGCTGGAAAAGTAAGGCCAATGCCTAACATTTTACTTTTAAGATTCCATGTCATGATTTATGATCTTTTTCCAGACATACTTCATAACAAATGCGGAGCCCATAAAATTCTGGGAGTTCATGTCATTGATTCTAGAAGGTCTTGGATATCAAAGGTATCCACTTCAGTAAATTTTTAAAAATCAACTTTATGTAAATACACATTATGTGAAAATTGAACACTTGCAGTTTCTTTAAacaatgtttgctgaaattctcaTGCAGATTGATGATGAATTTGAGATACATTttgaagttgattaattgataacCTTAGAGCACACCAATTTAAAATTCTATGCTTTATCTTGAGTTTCCTATAGATTATTACCTTTCCATATGGACAGCgctgaggatcctccggaggATCCGAACTCCCGAACCTCCGGATCCAGCGGTTGACACGTGTCATCGGGACCACCCACATACACCGGCAGCATCACTGTCGAGTCTCCTGCAGCAGCGATGGCAGAAGAAAAATCCCTAGTATCGCTTGGAACTCAGCCTAGAAACTCAACCACCCCTCACCTCCCCTCGCCTGCAGCAGTGATGAAGCGCCAGTGCCCTTGTCGTTGATTTCCCTACTCCGGCTTGAAGCACCGCCGTCCCGCTCCCACCAC contains:
- the LOC124702629 gene encoding 3beta-hydroxysteroid-dehydrogenase/decarboxylase-like, giving the protein MDAAGGGGRWCVVTGGRGFAARHLVLMLLRSGQWRVRVADLPHAISLDRDEEEGILGAALREGQAVYASADLRDKAQVAKAFEGAEVVFHMAAPDSSINNFHLHYSVNVEGTKNVIDACIRCKVKRLIYTSSPSVVFDGVHGIFNADESMPYPDKFNDSYSETKADAEKLVMRANGRDGLLTCCIRPSSIFGPGDKLLVPSLVAAARAGKSKYIIGDGDNYYDFTYVENVAYGHVCADKTLSSEDGAKRAAGKTYFITNAEPIKFWEFMSLILEGLGYQRPSIKIPVSVMMPVAHVVEWTYKTFCKYGMKVPQLTPSRIRLLSCNRTFSCSRAKDQLGYEPIVSVKDGLKRTIESYSHLQAQSQRSISKASIFLGNGNLAKTLLWEDTKQTMTVLLLLAVIYYQLFTCGYTIMTAMAKLFSLTALFLFIHGMLPANVFGHKIEKLEPSNFHISQMEAHQIACSVSSSWNSSVGVLKSLCRGNDWPLFFKAVFFLLVVSILSSMSSQAAFKIGIALIFIGFKAYEKWEDTIDGLVGDACSFILQFSPTQKSSRQKQT